A section of the Oncorhynchus nerka isolate Pitt River linkage group LG3, Oner_Uvic_2.0, whole genome shotgun sequence genome encodes:
- the LOC115101048 gene encoding glutamate-rich WD repeat-containing protein 1-like, with amino-acid sequence MSAHRKDMLPNEDGEMEEMEGGGSDEDEMEEEGKDGEQETQVYVPGKQPLQPGEELEMDRSAYRMYHECQTGAPCLSFDVLRDANGDGREQYPLSMLLCAGTQADAALSNRLLLIRMHNLHGTTEKVKEGDESSDGESDEEDDDEDKKPQMELAMMPHYGGINRVRVTHHGDQSLAAVWSEKGQVEIFDLRSQMEAVYSSAAMSTFVKQQKEATPLFSFSGHMTEGFAIDWSPKVPGRLVSGDCKKNIHVWEPQEGGTSWQIDQRPFSSHTKSVEDLQWSPTEATVFASCSVDQSIRVWDTRAPPNSMLCAKEAHSSDVNVISWNRTEPFLLSGGDDGLLKVWDLRQFQSGRPVANFKQHSAPVTSVEWNPVDSSVFAASGADDVVSQWDLSVESCDVGAREEGVKDLPPQLLFLHQGQTDVKEIHWHPQIPGVMVSTALSGFNVFRTISV; translated from the exons ATGTCGGCGCACAGAAAAGACATGCTTCCGAacgaagatggagagatggaggaaatgGAAGGGGGTGGCAGCGACGAAGACGAAATGGAAGAAGAGGGAAAGGATGGAGAACAGGAAACTCAAGTTTATGTCCCCGGAAAACAGCCTCTCCAACCCGGAGAGGAGCTCGAGATGGACCGGTCGGCTTACCGCATGTACCACGAGTGTCAGACAG GTGCTCCTTGCCTGAGCTTCGACGTGTTGAGAGATGCGAATGGAGACGGCAGGGAACAGTATCCCCTCTCTATGCTGCTCTGTGCAGGCACACAGGCTGACGCTGCCCTCAGCAACAG ACTGCTTCTCATTCGCATGCACAACCTCCACGGTACTACAGAGAAAGTGAAGGAGGGGGACGAGAGCAGTGATGgagagagtgatgaagaggatgatgatgaagatAAGAAGCCACAGATGGAGTTGGCCATGATGCCTCACTACGGAGGGATCAACAGAGTCCGA GTGACCCATCATGGAGATCAGTCATTGGCTGCTGTCTGGTCAGAGAAAGGTCAGGTAGAGATATTTGACCTCCGATCCCAGATGGAAGCCGTCTACAGTTCAGCTGCCATGTCAACCTTTGTCAAACAGCAGAAGGAAGCCACGCCCCTCTTCAGTTTCTCGGGTCACATGACTGAGGGCTTTGCCATTGATTGGTCGCCCAAAGTACCCG GTCGGCTGGTCAGTGGCGACTGCAAAAAGAACATCCATGTGTGGGAACCACAGGAGGGAGGGACTTCATGGCAGATCGACCAACGGCCTTTCAGTTCTCACACCAAGTCCGTGGAGGACCTGCAGTGGTCACCCACAGAAGCCACG GTTTTTGCTTCGTGCTCTGTGGATCAGTCCATCCGCGTCTGGGACACCAGAGCCCCGCCCAACTCCATGCTCTGTGCCAAGGAGGCACACTCCTCAGACGTCAACGTCATCAGTTGGAACAGGACTGAACCATTCCTCCTGTCCGGCGGGGACGACGGACTTCTGAAAGTTTGGGACTTGAGGCAGTTCCAG TCGGGCCGGCCGGTGGCTAACTTCAAGCAGCACAGCGCGCCAGTGACATCAGTAGAATGGAACCCTGTGGACTCCAGCGTGTTCGCCGCCTCTGGAGCGGACGACGTGGTCAGCCAATGGGACCTATCGGTAGAGTCATGTGATGTGGGTgcgagggaggagggggtgaaggaCCTGCCCCCCCAGCTGCTGTTCCTGCACCAGGGTCAGACAGACGTCAAGGAAATCCATTGGCACCCGCAGATACCCGGGGTGATGGTCTCTACTGCTCTGTCAGGCTTCAACGTGTTCAGGACCATCTCTgtatag